A single Panthera uncia isolate 11264 chromosome E2 unlocalized genomic scaffold, Puncia_PCG_1.0 HiC_scaffold_19, whole genome shotgun sequence DNA region contains:
- the KLK1 gene encoding kallikrein-1: MQRRLGYPVAYSDFAEELRECAAPPIQSRIIGGWDCKKNSQPWQAALYHYSKFQCGGVLVHPQWVLTAAHCINDNYQLWLGRYNLFEHEDTAQFVQVSGSFPHPGFNLSLLENHTRLPGEDYSHDLMLLRLAEPAQITDAVRVLDLPTQEPQVGSTCYASGWGSIEPDKFTYPDDLQCVDLKLLSNDVCAKAHSQKVTEFMLCAGYLEGGKDTCVGDSGGPLICNGMFQGITSWGHIPCGSPNMPAVFTKVISHLEWIRETMTANP, translated from the exons GTGCTGCGCCTCCCATCCAGTCCCGGATCATAGGAGGCTGGGACTGTAAGAAGAATTCCCAGCCCTGGCAGGCAGCTCTGTACCATTACAGCAAATTCCAGTGTGGGGGCGTCCTGGTGCACCCCCAGTGGGTGCTCACAGCTGCCCACTGCATAAATGA caaTTATCAGCTGTGGCTGGGTCGCTACAACCTGTTTGAGCACGAAGACACAGCCCAGTTTGTCCAGGTCAGTGGTAGCTTCCCACACCCTGGATTCAACCTGAGTCTCCTGGAGAACCACACCCGCCTCCCGGGAGAGGACTACAGCCACGACCTCATGCTGCTCCGCCTGGCAGAGCCCGCCCAGATAACCGATGCTGTGAGGGTCCTGGACCTgcccacccaggaaccccaagtgGGGAGCACCTGCTACGCCTCCGGCTGGGGCAGCATCGAACCAGATAAGT TCACATACCCAGACGATCTCCAGTGCGTGGACCTCAAACTCCTGTCCAACGACGTGTGTGCCAAAGCCCACTCCCAGAAGGTGACAGAGTTCATGCTGTGTGCTGGATACTTGGAGGGCGGCAAGGACACCTGTGTG GGGGACTCCGGGGGGCCACTGATCTGCAATGGCATGTTTCAAGGAATCACGTCCTGGGGCCACATCCCATGTGGCAGCCCCAATATGCCTGCTGTCTTCACCAAAGTGATTTCGCACCTGGAGTGGATCAGAGAAACCATGACAGCCAACCCTTGA
- the LOC125915709 gene encoding uncharacterized protein LOC125915709 isoform X3 produces MDSCSTLSDMVSSWEEDRKFILRGWSLVFSILATLMMLSVVDGRLAYLQGSYTGYLGFWTDCRKHKCVSLGQVTVLIHMSMGFMMLALTLCLILLPFMCLSFRPVFRRLTKIDLVFSSLSFSTVNCETLHPRPQVSYLVTTYLCWGAGALMLLAGVLNYLNHLGMWGRSSPFMERRLSCRRWVSQQNAQRRASELQSDADRKLSRDLSSAFTPEGRPLEPL; encoded by the exons ATGGACTCATGCTCTACCCTGT CGGACATGGTCTCTTCCTGGGAGGAGGACCGCAAGTTCATCCTGCGGGGCTGGTCTCTGGTCTTCAGCATCCTCGCAACCCTGATGATGCTCAGCGTGGTGGATGGACGTCTGGCGTACTTGCAGGGCTCTTACACTGGCTACCTGGGCTTCTGGACAGACTGCAGGAAGCACAAGTGTGTCAGCCTGGGCCAAGTCACCG TTCTCATCCATATGAGCATGGGCTTCATGATGCTGGCCCTGACCCTGTGTCTCATCCTCCTCCCCTTCATGTGCCTCTCCTTCCGGCCAGTCTTCCGACGCCTTACTAAGATCGACCTTGTCTTCAGTTCTCTCAGCTTCAGCACTG TCAACTGTGAGACGCTACACCCGAGGCCACAAGTATCCTACCTGGTGACCACCTACCTGTGCTGGGGCGCCGGCGCCTTGATGCTGTTGGCCG gAGTGCTGAACTACTTAAACCACTTGGGCATGTGGGGCAGAAGTTCGCCCTTCATGGAGCGGCGTCTGAGCTGCCGTCGGTGGGTCTCGCAGCAGAACGCTCAGAGACGCGCGTCCGAACTGCAGTCCGACGCGGACCGCAAGCTCAGCCGGGACCTGTCCAGTGCATTCACCCCCGAGGGGCGCCCCCTCGAGCCTCTCTAA
- the LOC125915709 gene encoding uncharacterized protein LOC125915709 isoform X1 has translation MDSCSTLSDMVSSWEEDRKFILRGWSLVFSILATLMMLSVVDGRLAYLQGSYTGYLGFWTDCRKHKCVSLGQVTVLIHMSMGFMMLALTLCLILLPFMCLSFRPVFRRLTKIDLVFSSLSFSTGFLIVLSLTLFVVNCETLHPRPQVSYLVTTYLCWGAGALMLLAGVLNYLNHLGMWGRSSPFMERRLSCRRWVSQQNAQRRASELQSDADRKLSRDLSSAFTPEGRPLEPL, from the exons ATGGACTCATGCTCTACCCTGT CGGACATGGTCTCTTCCTGGGAGGAGGACCGCAAGTTCATCCTGCGGGGCTGGTCTCTGGTCTTCAGCATCCTCGCAACCCTGATGATGCTCAGCGTGGTGGATGGACGTCTGGCGTACTTGCAGGGCTCTTACACTGGCTACCTGGGCTTCTGGACAGACTGCAGGAAGCACAAGTGTGTCAGCCTGGGCCAAGTCACCG TTCTCATCCATATGAGCATGGGCTTCATGATGCTGGCCCTGACCCTGTGTCTCATCCTCCTCCCCTTCATGTGCCTCTCCTTCCGGCCAGTCTTCCGACGCCTTACTAAGATCGACCTTGTCTTCAGTTCTCTCAGCTTCAGCACTG GGTTCCTGATCGTTCTCAGTCTGACGCTCTTTGTAGTCAACTGTGAGACGCTACACCCGAGGCCACAAGTATCCTACCTGGTGACCACCTACCTGTGCTGGGGCGCCGGCGCCTTGATGCTGTTGGCCG gAGTGCTGAACTACTTAAACCACTTGGGCATGTGGGGCAGAAGTTCGCCCTTCATGGAGCGGCGTCTGAGCTGCCGTCGGTGGGTCTCGCAGCAGAACGCTCAGAGACGCGCGTCCGAACTGCAGTCCGACGCGGACCGCAAGCTCAGCCGGGACCTGTCCAGTGCATTCACCCCCGAGGGGCGCCCCCTCGAGCCTCTCTAA
- the LOC125915709 gene encoding uncharacterized protein LOC125915709 isoform X2, with protein sequence MVSSWEEDRKFILRGWSLVFSILATLMMLSVVDGRLAYLQGSYTGYLGFWTDCRKHKCVSLGQVTVLIHMSMGFMMLALTLCLILLPFMCLSFRPVFRRLTKIDLVFSSLSFSTGFLIVLSLTLFVVNCETLHPRPQVSYLVTTYLCWGAGALMLLAGVLNYLNHLGMWGRSSPFMERRLSCRRWVSQQNAQRRASELQSDADRKLSRDLSSAFTPEGRPLEPL encoded by the exons ATGGTCTCTTCCTGGGAGGAGGACCGCAAGTTCATCCTGCGGGGCTGGTCTCTGGTCTTCAGCATCCTCGCAACCCTGATGATGCTCAGCGTGGTGGATGGACGTCTGGCGTACTTGCAGGGCTCTTACACTGGCTACCTGGGCTTCTGGACAGACTGCAGGAAGCACAAGTGTGTCAGCCTGGGCCAAGTCACCG TTCTCATCCATATGAGCATGGGCTTCATGATGCTGGCCCTGACCCTGTGTCTCATCCTCCTCCCCTTCATGTGCCTCTCCTTCCGGCCAGTCTTCCGACGCCTTACTAAGATCGACCTTGTCTTCAGTTCTCTCAGCTTCAGCACTG GGTTCCTGATCGTTCTCAGTCTGACGCTCTTTGTAGTCAACTGTGAGACGCTACACCCGAGGCCACAAGTATCCTACCTGGTGACCACCTACCTGTGCTGGGGCGCCGGCGCCTTGATGCTGTTGGCCG gAGTGCTGAACTACTTAAACCACTTGGGCATGTGGGGCAGAAGTTCGCCCTTCATGGAGCGGCGTCTGAGCTGCCGTCGGTGGGTCTCGCAGCAGAACGCTCAGAGACGCGCGTCCGAACTGCAGTCCGACGCGGACCGCAAGCTCAGCCGGGACCTGTCCAGTGCATTCACCCCCGAGGGGCGCCCCCTCGAGCCTCTCTAA
- the LOC125915705 gene encoding outer dense fiber protein 4-like translates to MPSTVSSHWLSIQDTPSVTYSHRLKTQDVPPIFQTHHFSIQNSPLLPHVSLDNVESLNYNSSQVSSQDHLPTSQSPCLSTQCLTLPIRAKVDVPPSITHSPTASVKSTDSIIWTTQESFKDSMDSSLYNPSTLDDNIQSIRSSRSAEMDSGGCQRRSKCRYSQLPMGWRLLHGAKKIGRQVSLALSLAGMVIIGLITLGQPWIHFRVPLTSPGDPDGPSTIPINTIFFVQCPDISCLHEYDQNAYLLDFAWAFLILASIAGFCLCIMLINIIFFTSSNLPVLDFSNVIISILTGASMILGILFYLMQAHEYLQEGMTYTLGLSFYLAWTGIFLFLMSGFLSYLNYMNFWSILALQAIWT, encoded by the exons ATGCCATCCACTGTGAGCAGTCATTGGCTCAGTATCCAAGATACACCGTCAGTTACCTACAGTCACCGTTTGAAGACCCAAGATGTTCCACCAATTTTCCAAACTCACCACTTCAGCATCCAAAACTCTCCATTACTTCCTCACGTCTCCCTGGACAATGTAGAGTCCCTTAACTACAATAGTAGTCAAGTCAGTAGCCAAGACCACCTTCCAACAAGTCAGAGTCCTTGTTTAAGTACTCAATGCCTCACATTGCCAATCCGGGCCAAAGTCGATGTCCCCCCTTCAATTACTCACAGCCCCACGGCCAGTGTCAAAAGCACTGATTCAATTATCTGGACCACCCAGGAGAGTTTCAAAGACTCTATGGACAGCTCCCTGTACAACCCAAGTACTCTAGACGACAATATCCAGAGCATACGTTCAAGCAGATCTGCTGAGATGGATTCTGGCGG GTGTCAGAGAAGGAGTAAATGCAGGTATTCACAGTTGCCCATGGGCTGGCGGCTGCTGCATGGAGCCAAGAAGATCGGCCGTCAGGTGAGCCTGGCACTGAGCCTGGCTGGCATGGTGATCATCGGTCTCATCACCCTGGGCCAGCCCTGGATCCACTTCCGGGTTCCATTGACATCCCCTGGGGATCCTGATGGCCCCTCGACCATCCCCATCAACACCATCTTCTTTGTGCAGTGCCCTGACATCTCCTGCCTTCATGAGTACGACCAGAATGCTT actTGTTGGACTTTGCCTGGGCCTTTCTCATCCTTGCCAGTATTGCCGGCTTCTGCCTCTGCATCATGCTCATAAACATCATCTTCTTCACCAGCTCCAACTTACCTGTGCTGGACTTCTCCAACGTCATCATCAGCATCCTGACAG GGGCCAGCATGATACTGGGTATCCTGTTCTACCTGATGCAGGCCCATGAGTACCTGCAGGAAGGCATGACCTACACTCTGGGGCTCAGCTTCTACCTGGCGTGGACCGGcatctttctcttcctgatgagtg gtTTCCTTTCCTACCTGAACTACATGAACTTCTGGTCCATCCTGGCGCTCCAGGCCATCTGGACTTGA